The Pithys albifrons albifrons isolate INPA30051 chromosome 5, PitAlb_v1, whole genome shotgun sequence genomic interval GATTAAACTACATCACTTTTTGGGTCTGTTTTCATTGCTGGTATTCTGGGGCACTGATGGAACTGCGGGTTTTTCCCCTGTGTTTTGAACATTGACTGCTCAGGGGGTTGATAGGATTGTGCAGTTTTAGGATGAGGATTACAAATAGctttcagaagggaaaaatgttAGTGCAGACAGTCTTATCAATTATGGTATATTCTGGATTCTGTATTTCTCACAAAACTTTTGGACAGGTAGATTTAGATTtcactgattttcttctttgtggTTTTAAATCTCAGAACAGGGTAGACTCTACACTGATCCCATGAGTTTGCTGTgtgacttcttttttcttccaaatttatGAACAGCTTTCAATCTGCTGTGGTATTCCTGTCACTTTTGACTACAAAGTAGTGTTAACATAATGTTGTGCAGGTCCGAGCAGGAAAGGGCCAGTGTTTTGCTTCTGAGGACTTCAAGggccctggggctggcagctCTTCAGTGATTTACTACTGATTTCTGCTTTGGCCCCCTCCTGAATCACTGGGAGACAAGCTGTGCAATGGTTTGGATTGTGTTGTTACTATGCGATAATTCTTAGCTCTGTCTCTTTTTCAATGAATTGTGATAGTCCTGTCTGTCAACCTTTCTAATGTCTAGCTGAAATTGGGACCTGGATGAAAACTAATGGGTGTTGGTCCAGGTAAGATGGATTTGATGCTTTTTGGATGGGAGAAGACTGCTGAAGCAGGTCTGTTCATTGAGGAAGTTTCTGAAGTTATTCATGagcttcagctgctcctgaaTATCTTGGGTTTAGTGGCTGAAACTACagctattttaatttctctttggaTTTGCATGATAATACTTTTTTTGTGTCATGGATGTACACCATGCTGAAGGTATCCGCCTTTGTTGTCACTGATTGGAGTAGTGTGATGCTCTTTGCTTGAAGTGCCTCTCCGGGTTCACTTGCAGATTGCAATGATCAGTTGCCTATTTCCAGGTGACATCTTGGTGATGTAATCTGTGTGCATGCATGGTAAAACTCGATGTCTTGGATCATTCCCATCttagatttttccttttttattttttatcctaATGACAAATTACCTGGGACATTAAAGTTTTGAATTCCTGTATTGGGGAATTGTCTTGGGTGTGTGGTGAAGGTTTTGATTCCTGAATTGGGCTGCCCATGCAGCTAAGCCTGGATGTCTGACCATCATGACTTTCCATAATAGTCAGTTGTTCATTCAGGCTTCTAACAGAGTGGGTTGTGCATGAGGAGCTCTGATCTGGGGGGTTGGTGGAAAGTATGTTTTCTTGTTGATGTCAATACTTTTAGAGAACCTAGATGGTGTGTAATTTTACATATGTTTTCACAGCTATTGGTAGGAATATTTATACTAAACAGAAGAATAGCTAATACACTCTCCTTTTTGACAGTCTGTGGCTTACGGCAGAATAGATCAGTCAAATCAATGGCAAAATCATCATCGTTGCGAATAGTTGGTGGATTGTCTTCTGCAGAGACCGGGGACTGGCCATGGCAAGCTAGTTTGCAGTACAACAACATCCATCGCTGTGGTGCAACACTCATCAGCAATACGTGGCTTGTATCTGCAGCTCACTGCTTCAGAGAGTAAGTTCCCATCTTAGAATCTGCAGCAGAATGTGCCCCTTGTGTATCAAGTTGTGTGGCTTTCCAGATTTCCACCGCACCCTTGATTCTTTCCTGAAGGAACAATTTTGGAGGAGAAAAGTCAGGATTAAGCAGACCCATCACTTGAATGTTTCAATAAGAAATTAAAGACTGACCCTTGGAGCAGAACTGGCACTTGTATGGGTGGAAATCAATAGTCACTTGGCATATtgagcaaagaaaagcagaaaaggtaatGTGACTGAAATGGTGGAGTATTTGTTTCCTGTTGCACTACATGTTTTTACTAAAGGTACTCCTTCGTGTTACAATGAGGTTGCTGCCACTGCAAGCTGATACCAGCAGGTACCATCCAATACTCCTACCCCTCCATTCAGTCATGCATCCCCAGCATTTCTTTGTTTCAACCATGGCAATTGTGAAGCTGCAGGGCACTGTGAGATTGAACAGCTAATTGGACAGATTATTAACATGCAAAAACAATAAAGGAGATAAGAGTTTTCTAGCAGAAGAGCTTTTTGATTTGACGACAGCCTGTGGCCACACAATGGTTAGCTGAGGTAcaaggagcagaggaggagtACAAGAGCATGTTTGGGGAGCCCACAGTTCTATGGGAGACACTGTTATGGAAAGTGATGGATGCTGTAAGAATCTAGTAGGGTGCTGGCTTGAAGGAGCTTCATAAAAAAGGTGCTCAGCAAATTTAAAGTCccaaatacatatatttacagCAAAATACTTAAGAGTACTCTTACTTTTTTCAGCATGACTCACCCTCAGAAGTGGACTGCTACTTTTGGAGCTCTTTTGAAGCCACCAAGCTTGAAGCGTTCAGTCAAGACTATTATTATTCATGAAAAGTACCTCTACCCAGAACATGATTATGACATTGCACTTGTGCAGCTCTCTAACCGTGTTGAGTTTACAAGTAGTATACACCGTGTCTGTCTGCCTGAGCCATCTCAAACTTTTCCCTACAACATCGACGCTGTCATCACAGGCTGGGGAGCACTTACCAATGATGGTGAGTCCAGAGTCTACCAGGCGATCTGCATGGTACATAAACAGTGGCTCTGATCTGCTACTGAATTGATATCACTTCTGAAGCTAGATTTTATATGGCAGCAAACCTAATGCTTTATCTATAAGCAATAGCTTTGTTTAATCATAAGCTGCAGTTTCTTGTTCTAAAACTAGAGTGGACAGAACTCCATCCCACTGAAGCAGAAATCAGGAAGAAGCCTGTTCTGTTTCCCAAGCCTTTCCATTTAATATTGTAAATTCATAAGACAGGTAGTTCAACCATGCATGTGATTATATAGcatctaaaattattttcccagcACTAGTCAGAAGTTAAAGATCCCTCTGGGCTTTCAGGTAAATGCACTGATTGATCTGCAACTTACCCAAGCTCACACTCTTACCCGGTCACACTAAGAGTAGATTTGGCAGTGGAATTAAGATGTCTTAATTTTGTATCATTTCTTCAAATTGGTAGGTAATTTGTGTTCCATGGTACTATATGGAACATGTATAAAATACATGGCTTTACGCTTAAGGCCCTATGTACCATGCAATCATTACTTCTGTCTTAGTGGTACAGTCCCCAcgtgagtctgtgattctatgtacTTTTTCTGTAAGGGCCTAACCTAGATTGATGAACAAGTAAAACCTCTACATTGAAACAAGTCAAGCTGGTCCTCCAAAAGAGACCATTAAACACTCTTCCTGTATCTTAACTACTGCCAAGTAATTCTGTTGATAAATACCCAAACTATATTTTCTCTTAGGTCCAACTCCAAATACTCTTCAGGAAGCAACAGTGAAACTTATTGACTCAAACACCTGCAACAGAGAAGAAGTTTATGATGGGGACATAACACCCAGGATGTTGTGTGCAGGATATTTGGAAGGAGGAGTAGATGCTTGTCAGGTAATTGTAGctgaaaatcagaaaggaaCATAATTTCAATCCTCACTGTTGTATCTGGTTGACCAAGTCATAATTGactgaatttaaattaaattttgaactgaaattaaattcccactgaaatgaaattctGGACCGTATTATTTCATAATAGACCTGTTATGATGTGTTCTTTGGTAACAGACTTGGCTCAGGaaaactgtttaaaacaaaGAGAACTATAAGGAAGCTAAATGTAAAAGAATGGGAAGGAAACAGGTTTGCAAACGCTGCAATTTGGTCTGTTGTGTAAGGATTGCCTTTCAGCCTGTAAGGTTTCCAGTTTAACTATTATTACTATGTCATGCTATTAACAGTATCTGAATTCAGTCTGTGGAAGTGGTAAACATCTTAGGGAGATATTATCTAATTGGAAGACCAAGTTCCTGGTGAAAGCTCCAAGCAAAACAGAGGTCCAAGCTCCTTTTTGAAATGTTATTGCTGCCTGTgactaaaataatttcttttaagaatAGCAGTTActgttaaaaagaagaaatgaaaaggtTCCTGGTGGCTTAGGttgctgtatttatttgtatttttcctacTTTGTATGAGTGAAAAGACATGGCAGGAGGGAAGCAGTGTTTCACAGTACAGAAAAGATGCTCTTctgtgggtgttttgtttttttttttaactgtaaaacTATGGAGATAGATGTCAGGAGGTCCCATAGTAGACAGAAAAATGCCACAGACTTCCAACTCAAGTTTCAGAAACAGCCTTGATACTGCACAAATGGCAGCTCTTGAAACACTGCTTGCTTGCTTCACTTACTGGATAGGCCCTCCTGTCTGTGAAGAgaattgtattttctcttctgatcaattaaatgttttttctccttcctctttctctaGGGGGATTCTGGGGGACCACTGGTTACTCCAGACTCTAGACAGATGTGGTACCTCGTGGGAATAGTGAGCTGGGGAGACGAATGtgccaaaccaaacaaacctgGAGTTTACACACGAGTGACTTATTTTCGTGACTGGATTACCTCAAAAACGGGCATCTAATTCCAAAGTAAAAAAAGGATTTAACTACATAGACTGCGCGTAACTCATATTTGTCTGTAATtatgaaaagttatttttttagcaTATATATATTCCTATGTAGTTTTGGTTGAAGCAACCTTAGCCTGCAGCAAGCGCTATCTTTGCTGTCAGAGGT includes:
- the LOC139671853 gene encoding transmembrane protease serine 11E-like, encoding MKDLHSTPFPSRHTTQCVFQHHSLRSPDFSQAFIGGQKGYQTYRDLPWDLQKIHQSAIKIRHLEPWKIAVIVIGTAVAAAITIGVLVYFLAYDQKLFYYSANVKLTNIRYNNEFSRQSSGRFRDLSERVERLIDKTFYNSILRKKYIRSRLIRVSPDADGVMAEALLTFWFSSTDCREALRERVQRILRRGLKKYTGPLRINVRSSTISSMETSRAEALFNDICGLRQNRSVKSMAKSSSLRIVGGLSSAETGDWPWQASLQYNNIHRCGATLISNTWLVSAAHCFRDMTHPQKWTATFGALLKPPSLKRSVKTIIIHEKYLYPEHDYDIALVQLSNRVEFTSSIHRVCLPEPSQTFPYNIDAVITGWGALTNDGPTPNTLQEATVKLIDSNTCNREEVYDGDITPRMLCAGYLEGGVDACQGDSGGPLVTPDSRQMWYLVGIVSWGDECAKPNKPGVYTRVTYFRDWITSKTGI